In a genomic window of Gossypium arboreum isolate Shixiya-1 chromosome 9, ASM2569848v2, whole genome shotgun sequence:
- the LOC108454588 gene encoding glycine-rich cell wall structural protein has translation MASFAKRVVLFSLLCFNVFVANVVAKNVVNTDEKYFLTKGGGFGGGGGFGGGGGGGLGGGFGGGAGGGAGFGGGAGGGGGLGGGGGAGGGLGGGGGAGGGFGGGIGKGGGLGGGIGKGGGLGGGIGKGGGLGGGIGKGGGLGGGIGKGGGLGGGIGQGGGLGGGHGGGIGKGGGLGGGIGKGGGLGGGIGKGGGLGGGIGKGGGLGGGHGGGIGKGGGLGGGIGKGGGLGGGIGKGGGLGGGHGGGLGGGVGKGGGLGGGIGKGGGLGGGHGGGLGGGIGKGGGLGGGIGKGGGLGGGIGKGGGLGGGIGKGGGIGGGGGFGKGGGFGGGAGGGAGGGFGGGAGGGGGFGGGAGGGFGGGGGAGGGFGGGAGGGGGIGHH, from the coding sequence atggcGAGCTTTGCTAAGAGAGTTGTCTTGTTTTCTTTGCTTTGTTTTAATGTGTTTGTGGCGAATGTAGTTGCTAAGAATGTGGTAAATACGGATGAGAAGTACTTTTTGACTAAGGGAGGTGGGTTTGGTGGTGGGGGTGGTTTTGGTGGAGGTGGAGGTGGAGGTCTTGGAGGTGGTTTTGGTGGTGGTGCTGGAGGTGGAGCTGGTTTTGGAGGTGGAGCTGGGGGTGGTGGTGGACTTGGAGGTGGAGGTGGAGCTGGTGGAGGGCTTGGTGGTGGAGGTGGAGCAGGGGGAGGGTTTGGTGGTGGAATTGGTAAAGGTGGTGGACTTGGTGGTGGCATTGGAAAGGGTGGTGGACTTGGTGGTGGCATTGGCAAGGGTGGGGGTCTTGGTGGTGGGATTGGCAAGGGTGGAGGCCTTGGCGGTGGGATTGGAAAAGGTGGAGGCCTTGGTGGTGGGATTGGCCAGGGAGGTGGACTTGGAGGAGGACATGGTGGTGGAATAGGAAAAGGAGGTGGACTTGGAGGCGGAATTGGAAAGGGTGGTGGACTTGGAGGTGGTATTGGAAAAGGAGGAGGCCTTGGTGGTGGAATAGGAAAGGGAGGTGGACTTGGAGGAGGACATGGTGGTGGAATAGGAAAAGGAGGTGGACTTGGAGGTGGAATTGGCAAAGGAGGAGGCCTCGGAGGTGGAATTGGAAAGGGTGGTGGACTTGGAGGAGGACATGGTGGTGGACTTGGAGGTGGTGTTGGCAAAGGAGGAGGCCTTGGAGGTGGAATTGGAAAGGGTGGTGGACTTGGAGGAGGACATGGTGGTGGACTTGGAGGTGGTATTGGCAAAGGAGGAGGCCTTGGAGGTGGTATTGGCAAAGGAGGAGGCCTTGGAGGTGGAATTGGAAAGGGTGGTGGACTTGGTGGAGGAATTGGAAAGGGTGGTGGCATTGGAGGTGGCGGCGGCTTTGGTAAAGGTGGTGGTTTCGGTGGCGGTGCTGGAGGTGGTGCTGGTGGAGGATTTGGAGGTGGTGCCGGTGGTGGTGGAGGATTCGGAGGTGGAGCTGGTGGTGGATTTGGAGGTGGAGGTGGAGCTGGAGGTGGTTTTGGCGGAGGGGCTGGTGGAGGTGGTGGAATTGGACACCACTAA
- the LOC108456023 gene encoding uncharacterized protein LOC108456023 → MKMSHHPHSILTAGISRKRKEREPFYSFKPSMPVQSPVYTGPKPLPSSNCSNQLLAGYMAHEFLTRGTLLGQKFDPARSEAVPVIGSLAGPRKPVVKLETEPRNLKKESQSYADVARILKDDGTHIPGIVNPTQLSRWIKM, encoded by the coding sequence ATGAAAATGAGTCATCACCCGCATAGTATTTTGACAGCTGGGATCTCAAGAAAGCGTAAAGAGAGAGAACCTTTTTATTCATTTAAACCGTCAATGCCGGTTCAATCACCGGTTTATACCGGTCCTAAACCTCTACCCTCCTCTAATTGTTCTAACCAGCTTTTAGCTGGTTACATGGCGCATGAGTTCTTGACGAGAGGTACGTTGTTGGGTCAAAAATTCGACCCGGCTCGATCAGAGGCTGTTCCAGTAATCGGCTCACTGGCTGGACCGAGAAAACCGGTTGTTAAGCTGGAAACTGAACCGAGGAATCTTAAGAAAGAGAGCCAAAGTTATGCTGACGTGGCGAGAATTTTGAAGGACGATGGGACCCACATTCCGGGAATCGTTAACCCTACTCAACTTTCAAGGTGGATCAAgatgtga
- the LOC108457438 gene encoding peroxisomal membrane protein PMP22 has product MSDIAQEAWRKYLIQLQVHPLRTKAITAGCLAGCSDLIAQKISGVKRIQLRRLVLIMLYGFAYSGPFGHFLHKVMDIIFRGKKGSKTVAKKVLLEQMTSSPWNNFFFMMYYGLVVEGRPWGLVRSKVRKDYPSVQLTAWRFWPIVGWINYQYMPLQFRVLFHSFVASCWAIFLNLKARSSVAIKAA; this is encoded by the exons ATGTCTGATATTGCCCAAGAAGCTTGGAGAAAATACCTTATTCAACTTCAAGTTCACCCTCTTAGAACCAAG GCAATTACAGCTGGGTGTTTAGCTGGTTGTAGTGATTTAATAGCTCAAAAGATTTCTGGGGTGAAAAGGATTCAATTGAGAAGATTGGTTCTCATCATG CTTTATGGATTTGCATATTCAGGACCATTTGGACACTTCCTTCATAAAGTGATGGATATCATTTTCAGGGGAAAGAAAGGAAGTAAAACTGTTGCAAAGAAG GTGTTGTTGGAACAGATGACTTCTTCACCTTGGAACAATTTTTTCTTCATGATGTATTATGGATTAGTGGTTGAAG GAAGACCATGGGGTTTAGTGAGGAGTAAAGTTAGAAAGGATTACCCTAGTGTTCAGTTGACTGCATGGAGG TTTTGGCCTATAGTTGGGTGGATAAACTACCAGTACATGCCACTGCAGTTCCGGGTTTTGTTTCACAGTTTCGTCGCCTCGTGCTG GGCCATCTTCCTCAACCTAAAAGCAAGATCATCAGTTGCAATCAAGGCGGCGTAG